One Lentibacillus cibarius DNA window includes the following coding sequences:
- the selA gene encoding L-seryl-tRNA(Sec) selenium transferase, giving the protein MNILRLLPAVHQLKSHTRFSELKAKGNVSEEALMEWLNEQIDVVRNQLINDELNHEALSREKLMEHIFNQLDNKIHTTTANNLQEVVNATGVVLHTNLGRARLNKQALEHINNAAANYSTLEYHVATGKRGSRHAIVEEYIKHLTGAEAAMVVNNNAAAVYLVLKAIASGKEVIVSRGELVEIGGSFRISEIMEESQAVLVDVGTTNKTHAKDYETAITDRTALLMKVHKSNFKVVGFTQEVDTYELVDMSRQYATPIYEDLGSGTLFDFQKEGIGMEPTIQEKIKSGIDILSFSGDKLLGGPQAGVIVGKKYYVDKLKEHQLARVLRVDKFTLAGLEATLKTYMKGQERNDIPTIRDIVASSESVLRKARQFMEKIEAGKTGFSCDIKPGYSKVGGGTMPDAEIDTYLVRLTHDRFSSAELAEKLRQFNVPIIARVKNEAVILDFRTVHDDEMDIIIEAFLQI; this is encoded by the coding sequence ATGAACATACTTCGCCTATTACCAGCTGTTCACCAATTAAAAAGTCATACACGTTTTTCCGAATTAAAAGCTAAGGGGAATGTCTCAGAAGAAGCGTTGATGGAATGGCTGAATGAACAAATTGATGTTGTAAGGAACCAACTTATAAATGATGAATTGAATCATGAAGCATTATCCAGAGAAAAACTCATGGAACATATTTTTAATCAATTAGATAACAAAATACATACAACTACCGCGAACAATCTGCAAGAGGTTGTCAATGCAACTGGTGTTGTCCTACATACAAATCTGGGAAGGGCACGTCTAAATAAGCAGGCACTCGAGCACATAAACAATGCAGCAGCCAATTATTCCACACTTGAGTATCATGTGGCAACAGGGAAACGCGGGTCAAGGCATGCGATTGTCGAGGAATATATAAAACATTTAACCGGTGCTGAAGCGGCTATGGTTGTCAATAATAATGCGGCAGCTGTTTATTTAGTGCTAAAAGCGATCGCTTCTGGGAAAGAGGTGATTGTTTCACGCGGGGAACTTGTGGAAATTGGTGGGTCCTTTCGAATCTCTGAAATTATGGAAGAAAGCCAGGCTGTACTGGTCGATGTAGGCACAACGAACAAGACACATGCCAAGGACTATGAGACTGCCATCACAGACAGGACAGCATTACTCATGAAAGTGCATAAGAGTAATTTCAAAGTCGTTGGATTCACCCAAGAGGTTGACACATATGAACTTGTCGACATGTCCAGGCAATATGCTACTCCGATTTATGAAGACCTTGGCAGTGGAACACTATTTGATTTTCAAAAGGAAGGCATCGGGATGGAGCCGACTATCCAGGAGAAAATAAAATCAGGAATTGATATTCTTTCTTTTAGTGGCGACAAGTTACTTGGTGGACCTCAAGCAGGCGTAATCGTGGGCAAAAAATATTACGTTGATAAATTGAAGGAACATCAGCTTGCCAGAGTCCTGCGCGTCGATAAATTTACGCTGGCAGGATTGGAGGCAACGTTAAAAACTTATATGAAAGGTCAGGAACGAAACGACATCCCCACCATTCGTGATATAGTGGCATCCAGTGAGTCTGTTTTAAGAAAGGCTCGCCAATTCATGGAAAAGATAGAAGCCGGCAAGACGGGATTCAGTTGCGATATTAAGCCGGGATATTCAAAAGTCGGTGGAGGAACGATGCCTGATGCAGAAATTGATACCTATCTCGTTCGCTTAACGCATGATCGTTTTAGCAGTGCAGAACTTGCGGAAAAACTGCGTCAATTTAACGTACCAATCATTGCCAGGGTGAAAAATGAAGCGGTGATTCTCGATTTCAGAACGGTGCATGATGATGAAATGGATATAATTATTGAGGCATTTTTACAGATTTAG